A window of the Pedobacter frigiditerrae genome harbors these coding sequences:
- a CDS encoding ABC transporter ATP-binding protein, which produces MLEIRQLQKSYGGRTVVDIRSLNIRAGETVGLVGNNGAGKTTMFRMLLDLIRPDSGEVLSKDQNVANNDHWKDYTASYLDEGFLIDYLTPEEYFIFIGGLHNLSVADVSDYLKQYDEFFNGEILNRGKYIRDFSKGNQNKVGIAAALMQKPELLVLDEPFANLDPTTQIRLKTLIKSLKATHRLTTLISSHDLNHVTDVCDRIILLEKGLIIKDIHTDENTLKELEAYFAE; this is translated from the coding sequence ATGTTAGAGATTAGACAATTACAAAAATCATACGGTGGTCGCACTGTAGTTGACATTAGAAGCCTGAACATTCGTGCAGGCGAAACAGTTGGTTTAGTAGGCAATAATGGCGCTGGAAAAACGACTATGTTTAGAATGTTGCTTGATTTAATTAGACCCGATAGCGGTGAAGTTTTATCAAAAGACCAAAATGTAGCAAATAATGACCATTGGAAAGATTATACGGCTTCTTATTTAGATGAAGGCTTTTTGATAGATTATTTAACACCAGAAGAGTATTTCATTTTTATTGGCGGTTTACATAATTTAAGCGTAGCTGATGTTTCTGATTATTTAAAACAATACGATGAGTTTTTTAACGGCGAGATTTTAAATCGCGGTAAATACATTAGAGATTTTTCTAAAGGAAACCAGAACAAAGTTGGTATTGCTGCTGCATTAATGCAAAAACCTGAGCTTTTGGTGTTGGATGAGCCGTTTGCAAATTTAGACCCAACAACACAAATTAGATTGAAAACTTTGATTAAGTCATTAAAGGCTACACATCGTTTAACTACTTTAATATCTAGTCACGATTTAAATCATGTAACTGATGTTTGCGATAGAATTATCCTTTTAGAAAAAGGGTTAATCATTAAAGATATCCATACGGATGAAAACACGTTGAAGGAATTAGAAGCTTATTTTGCGGAGTAA
- a CDS encoding Gfo/Idh/MocA family oxidoreductase, translating into MNNKINTGLLAYGMSGKVFHAPFVSTHSGFNLKGIVERNRKIAQDDYPEIISYNSVDELINDDSIDLVIINTPNNTHYEYAKQALKAGKHILVEKPFTATTDQAKELFALAKSVGKKALVYQNRRFDSGFNAVKKVIESGKLGKLVEVYFRYDRYRNEISPKAFKEELVEATGLQYDLGPHLLDQAIALFGKPEKFNKILSKNRVNTKVDDYFAIQLTYPNELNVFLTASMLVADIQSAFVVNGMMGSFSKNHADVQEAQLLKGMKPTEEGYGIENPADAGKLTLVTEDGGRTTEFIASEKGNYPAIFEAVYQNIVNDKPYPITEEDILTQLQILQS; encoded by the coding sequence ATGAACAATAAAATCAACACTGGCCTATTGGCTTATGGCATGTCTGGCAAAGTATTTCACGCTCCATTTGTAAGTACGCATTCAGGTTTTAATTTAAAGGGTATTGTAGAACGAAATCGTAAGATAGCTCAAGATGATTATCCAGAAATTATAAGTTATAACAGTGTTGATGAATTAATTAATGATGATTCTATTGATCTAGTAATTATCAATACCCCAAACAATACACACTATGAATATGCCAAACAAGCTTTAAAAGCAGGCAAGCATATCTTGGTAGAAAAACCATTTACAGCTACAACAGACCAAGCAAAAGAATTATTCGCCTTAGCTAAAAGCGTAGGTAAAAAAGCTTTGGTTTATCAAAACAGAAGATTTGATAGCGGCTTTAATGCAGTAAAAAAAGTAATTGAAAGTGGCAAATTAGGCAAGTTGGTGGAAGTTTATTTTCGGTATGACAGATATAGAAATGAGATAAGCCCGAAAGCTTTTAAAGAAGAACTAGTAGAAGCTACTGGCTTGCAATATGATTTAGGTCCACATTTATTAGACCAAGCTATTGCATTATTTGGCAAGCCAGAAAAGTTCAATAAAATACTGAGCAAAAATCGTGTTAACACAAAGGTGGATGATTATTTTGCTATTCAATTGACTTATCCGAATGAACTGAACGTGTTTCTTACAGCGAGTATGTTGGTAGCAGATATTCAATCGGCATTTGTGGTAAATGGAATGATGGGTTCGTTTAGTAAAAACCATGCTGATGTTCAGGAAGCGCAATTGCTAAAAGGAATGAAACCAACTGAAGAAGGTTATGGAATAGAAAATCCAGCCGATGCGGGAAAACTAACTTTGGTAACTGAAGACGGCGGAAGAACGACAGAATTTATAGCATCAGAAAAGGGAAATTATCCTGCGATTTTTGAAGCAGTGTATCAAAATATTGTTAACGATAAACCTTATCCAATTACTGAGGAAGATATTTTAACACAATTGCAGATTTTGCAAAGCTGA
- a CDS encoding alpha/beta hydrolase — translation MKPLFLAIALLFFGVFVKAQKQDTLSITLESVKYAYPIKYFNIQAEGQDLKMAYMDVAPTATANGRTVILFHGKNFGGYYWTNVIKTLAAGGFRVIVPDQIGFGKSSKAFIHYSFHQMAKWNQQLLDTLGVQKVAVMGHSMGGMLATRFALLFPEKTEKLLLENPIGLEDYKTFLPYTNTAQQYKTELKATAESIKKYYQNSYFTKWKPEYDELVRVAAGPTFSADFPRYAKVAAMTFTMIVEQPVVYEFANLKVPTILFIGKEDKTIVGKALLSPELHAKHGQYKILGKETAAKIPNAKLIEFENCGHIPHLEVPNEFLAALMKNM, via the coding sequence ATGAAGCCACTTTTTTTAGCCATAGCCCTTTTGTTTTTTGGTGTTTTTGTTAAAGCTCAAAAACAAGATACTTTATCCATCACTTTAGAAAGTGTAAAATATGCTTATCCAATCAAGTATTTCAACATTCAAGCCGAAGGTCAAGATTTAAAAATGGCTTACATGGATGTTGCACCAACTGCAACCGCAAATGGAAGAACCGTTATCTTATTTCATGGTAAAAACTTTGGTGGGTATTATTGGACAAACGTAATCAAGACCTTAGCTGCAGGAGGTTTCAGGGTTATTGTACCCGACCAAATTGGCTTTGGTAAATCTTCAAAAGCTTTTATACATTACAGTTTCCATCAAATGGCAAAATGGAATCAACAACTGTTGGATACTTTGGGCGTTCAAAAAGTAGCAGTTATGGGGCATTCGATGGGAGGAATGTTAGCTACTCGTTTTGCATTACTTTTTCCAGAAAAAACAGAGAAGTTATTATTAGAAAATCCCATCGGATTGGAAGATTACAAAACATTTCTGCCTTACACCAATACAGCGCAACAATATAAAACAGAGTTGAAAGCAACTGCAGAAAGCATCAAGAAATATTATCAGAATTCTTATTTCACAAAGTGGAAACCGGAATACGATGAGTTAGTTCGTGTTGCTGCTGGACCAACTTTTAGTGCCGATTTTCCTCGATATGCGAAAGTTGCCGCAATGACTTTTACCATGATTGTTGAACAGCCTGTAGTTTATGAATTTGCCAATTTAAAAGTGCCAACCATTTTGTTTATTGGTAAGGAAGATAAAACAATTGTTGGTAAAGCTTTATTGAGCCCTGAACTACATGCTAAACACGGCCAGTATAAAATTTTAGGCAAGGAAACAGCCGCAAAGATTCCGAACGCAAAACTGATAGAATTTGAAAACTGTGGACATATTCCTCATCTAGAAGTACCAAATGAATTTTTAGCAGCGCTGATGAAGAATATGTAG
- the hutH gene encoding histidine ammonia-lyase yields MKVYEIGSGQLSLTTIEQIIEENSTIKLSTQAIERIEKCRKYLDDKLSNNEDPIYGINTGFGYLQNVKIEAENLTQLQHNLLLSHACGTGQEVPNEVVKLMLLLKIQSLSYGHSAIALTTVQRLVDFYNHDVLPIIYTQGSLGASGDLAPLAHLALPLIGEGEVYYQGNKITTKQLYQNLGWQSLTLQSKEGLALINGTQFMSAYGTFCLLKAQKFSAWADAIAAISIDAFDCRIDPFLTLSHIIRPHQGQIATAAIINNWLEGSELIARKGKQTQDPYSFRCVPQVHGASKDSINYIKSVFETEMNSVTDNPNVFPDEDLIISAGNFHGQPLALTLDFLCLALAELGSISERRIFQLISGTRGLPPFLVKNAGLNSGLMISQYTAASIASENKQLCTPASVDSIVSSNGQEDHVSMGANAATKCLRVCDNLERILAIELLTASQALELRLPEKSSVKIEKLVSDYRKVVSFNEADRILSTDIKVSIEFMRSRKV; encoded by the coding sequence ATGAAAGTTTACGAAATCGGTTCTGGCCAATTATCATTGACCACTATTGAGCAAATAATTGAAGAAAATTCGACTATAAAATTATCTACTCAAGCAATAGAACGCATTGAAAAATGCAGAAAATACTTAGATGATAAATTAAGCAATAACGAAGACCCGATTTACGGTATCAATACTGGATTTGGCTACCTACAAAACGTAAAAATTGAGGCTGAAAACCTAACTCAACTTCAGCATAACTTATTGTTATCTCACGCTTGCGGAACAGGGCAAGAAGTACCAAATGAGGTAGTGAAATTAATGCTTTTGTTAAAGATACAATCGCTAAGTTACGGTCACTCGGCTATTGCCTTAACAACTGTACAAAGGTTAGTAGATTTTTATAACCACGATGTTTTACCTATAATTTATACGCAAGGTTCTCTAGGTGCATCTGGCGATTTAGCTCCACTTGCTCATTTGGCATTACCTTTAATTGGCGAAGGAGAAGTTTATTATCAAGGCAATAAAATTACCACTAAACAGCTTTATCAAAACTTAGGGTGGCAAAGTTTAACGCTACAAAGCAAAGAAGGCTTAGCCTTGATAAATGGAACACAGTTCATGAGTGCTTATGGAACTTTCTGTTTATTAAAAGCTCAGAAATTTTCTGCTTGGGCTGATGCAATTGCCGCCATTTCTATTGATGCTTTTGACTGTAGAATTGACCCATTCTTAACATTAAGTCATATCATTAGGCCTCATCAAGGACAAATTGCCACTGCTGCTATTATTAACAATTGGCTAGAAGGAAGTGAGTTAATTGCCAGAAAAGGAAAACAAACTCAAGACCCTTATTCTTTCCGTTGCGTGCCACAAGTACATGGAGCAAGTAAGGATAGCATCAATTACATTAAATCTGTATTTGAAACAGAGATGAATTCGGTGACTGATAATCCGAATGTTTTTCCTGATGAGGATTTGATTATTTCGGCTGGTAATTTCCACGGACAGCCATTAGCTTTAACCTTAGATTTTTTGTGTTTGGCATTGGCCGAATTAGGTTCTATTTCAGAGCGAAGAATTTTCCAATTGATTTCAGGAACGAGAGGATTACCACCTTTCTTGGTTAAAAATGCTGGATTAAATTCTGGATTAATGATTAGCCAATATACCGCGGCTTCAATTGCGAGTGAAAATAAACAATTATGTACACCTGCTTCTGTAGACAGCATTGTGAGTAGCAATGGCCAAGAAGACCACGTTAGCATGGGTGCAAATGCAGCCACAAAATGTCTTCGCGTTTGCGATAATTTAGAAAGGATTTTGGCTATAGAACTCCTAACAGCAAGCCAAGCACTAGAATTAAGATTACCAGAAAAATCATCGGTTAAAATTGAAAAATTAGTGAGTGATTATCGTAAAGTTGTTTCCTTTAATGAGGCTGATAGAATTTTATCGACTGATATTAAAGTGAGTATTGAGTTTATGAGAAGTAGGAAAGTATAA
- a CDS encoding PIN domain-containing protein produces MTLNNIFIDSNIVLYLFDTNEPKRLIVQELLSAKPTLNAQVLVEVGNVCKRKFGFSKQQITLLWSDLINDCSCAEINEHTIKDAIRLIKKYDFQLFDAIIIAGALYANAKILYSEDMHHGIVIDETLTIINPFK; encoded by the coding sequence ATGACTTTGAATAATATTTTCATAGACTCAAACATCGTCCTTTACCTCTTTGATACAAATGAGCCAAAACGCCTAATTGTGCAAGAACTACTCTCGGCAAAGCCTACCTTAAATGCTCAAGTTTTAGTAGAAGTAGGAAATGTATGCAAAAGAAAATTTGGCTTTTCTAAACAACAAATAACCTTACTTTGGTCTGATTTGATAAATGATTGCAGCTGCGCAGAAATTAATGAGCATACAATAAAAGATGCAATTAGATTAATCAAAAAATACGATTTTCAGCTTTTCGATGCCATCATCATAGCTGGAGCTTTATATGCTAATGCTAAAATTTTATATTCCGAAGATATGCACCACGGAATTGTTATCGATGAGACCTTAACCATTATTAATCCTTTTAAATAA
- a CDS encoding DUF5687 family protein: MLSLFLSHQWKDFWRSRNKAGSIAAQILLGFFMLYFLAVAIGLGFGMTYLIEEFFPGKDVILVFNGFILYYFLFDLGMRTQMQELPTLSVIPYLHLNISKKTIVNFLNIKSLFSFFNLLPLFIFIPFSIIKIGTTYGAITGIMYIVSILSLTVFNNYLVLYLKRKSINNIAYFGLIIGFVAVFAGLDYYNIVSIRAASNFIFMVVVKYPFLGLAFTLAAGAIFYVNSTYLRTNLYTEELSTKDDKKVSTDYAFLNQFGKVGELAALELKLILRHKRSRGSIFMGFAFLAYGFIFYKAPMIANNEFGKMLFAALFMTGITIISYGQFMFAWQSTHFDGLLVNKIDFKNFIKAKFLLFTISCTIITVLASFYGFMSYKLLLMHLAAYLYNIGFATVIVLYFATMNYKRLDITKSASFNWQGVGATQWILGLPFILIPVFIYLPFGILNKPYWGLAAIAIFGLITLLMRNFWINLLVKRFEKQRYKIAEGFRE; encoded by the coding sequence ATGCTATCACTTTTTTTAAGCCATCAATGGAAAGATTTTTGGCGTAGCCGAAACAAAGCCGGCAGTATTGCTGCTCAAATTCTACTTGGTTTTTTTATGCTTTATTTCTTGGCTGTAGCTATTGGGCTTGGTTTTGGAATGACTTATCTCATCGAAGAATTCTTTCCTGGTAAAGATGTAATATTGGTTTTTAATGGATTCATTCTGTATTACTTCCTGTTTGATTTGGGCATGAGAACGCAAATGCAAGAACTGCCCACTCTTAGTGTAATTCCGTATTTGCATTTAAATATCAGTAAAAAGACGATCGTAAATTTCTTGAACATTAAATCGCTGTTCTCATTCTTTAATCTATTGCCATTGTTTATTTTTATTCCCTTTAGCATCATTAAAATAGGAACAACCTATGGCGCAATAACAGGAATAATGTATATCGTATCTATTCTTTCACTTACGGTTTTTAATAATTATTTGGTACTGTACTTAAAGAGAAAATCAATAAATAATATTGCTTATTTCGGTTTAATTATCGGTTTTGTAGCTGTATTTGCTGGCCTAGATTATTACAACATAGTTTCTATCAGAGCGGCATCAAACTTTATTTTTATGGTCGTTGTAAAATACCCATTCTTAGGACTGGCATTTACGTTGGCGGCAGGAGCAATATTCTATGTCAATTCTACTTATCTACGCACTAATTTATATACAGAAGAATTAAGTACAAAAGATGATAAAAAGGTAAGTACAGATTATGCTTTCCTTAACCAATTTGGTAAAGTTGGCGAATTAGCGGCATTAGAATTGAAATTGATTTTACGACACAAACGTTCTCGGGGTTCCATATTTATGGGATTTGCCTTTCTCGCTTATGGCTTTATCTTTTACAAAGCACCGATGATTGCGAACAATGAGTTTGGTAAGATGCTTTTCGCTGCACTATTTATGACAGGCATTACCATCATTTCTTACGGACAGTTTATGTTTGCTTGGCAAAGTACCCATTTTGATGGCCTGTTGGTTAACAAGATTGATTTTAAGAATTTTATCAAAGCTAAATTTCTATTGTTTACCATTAGTTGTACCATCATTACCGTGTTGGCAAGCTTTTATGGCTTTATGAGTTATAAACTTTTATTGATGCACTTAGCAGCCTATCTATATAACATCGGCTTTGCCACAGTAATTGTGCTCTATTTTGCTACAATGAACTATAAAAGACTAGACATTACCAAGAGTGCGAGTTTTAATTGGCAAGGAGTTGGCGCCACGCAGTGGATTTTAGGCTTACCATTTATTTTAATTCCAGTATTTATCTATTTACCTTTCGGGATATTAAACAAGCCTTATTGGGGTTTAGCAGCCATTGCAATTTTTGGATTAATTACCTTATTGATGCGTAATTTCTGGATAAACTTATTAGTGAAAAGATTTGAAAAACAACGTTATAAAATAGCTGAAGGCTTTAGAGAGTAA
- a CDS encoding OmpA family protein, whose amino-acid sequence MMTSKFKIATLGIALSVGAMTFQGCDSLTNTQKGAGIGAAAGGVIGGIIGKKAGNTAVGAIIGAAVGGTAGGFIGKRMDKQAAEIQNAIPNAEVIREGEGIIVKFDSGILFDFDKFALKDAAKTNIQSLATSLNQYPGTDIKVIGHTDSRGTEEYNMTLSQKRAAAVKAYAVSQGVPSSRLITVGKGFAEPIGDNATDAGRAANRRVEIVIVANDQLKKEAAAQGK is encoded by the coding sequence ATGATGACTTCAAAATTCAAAATAGCAACATTAGGTATTGCCCTTTCAGTAGGAGCAATGACGTTTCAAGGTTGTGATAGCTTAACAAACACTCAAAAAGGTGCTGGTATTGGTGCTGCTGCTGGTGGTGTAATTGGTGGTATAATTGGTAAAAAAGCAGGTAATACTGCAGTAGGTGCAATTATTGGTGCTGCTGTTGGTGGTACTGCTGGTGGTTTCATTGGCAAAAGAATGGATAAACAAGCTGCTGAGATTCAAAATGCAATTCCAAATGCAGAGGTAATCCGTGAAGGCGAAGGTATCATCGTTAAATTTGACAGTGGTATTTTATTCGACTTCGATAAGTTTGCCTTAAAAGATGCTGCTAAAACTAACATTCAATCTTTAGCTACTTCATTAAATCAATATCCAGGTACTGATATTAAAGTTATCGGACATACTGATAGCCGTGGTACAGAAGAATATAACATGACACTTTCTCAAAAAAGAGCTGCTGCTGTTAAAGCTTATGCAGTTTCTCAAGGAGTTCCATCTTCACGTTTAATTACTGTTGGTAAAGGTTTTGCAGAGCCAATTGGCGATAATGCTACTGATGCTGGTAGAGCAGCAAATCGTAGAGTTGAGATTGTAATCGTTGCAAACGACCAATTGAAAAAAGAAGCTGCCGCTCAAGGCAAATAA
- a CDS encoding ABC transporter ATP-binding protein — MIKINNLNFGYSKHQLLFKNLSMQLSNGHIYGLLGKNGAGKSTLLKNLAGLVYAESGSMDVLGFNPAKRQPALLEQICFIPEEFYLPSVKIDAYVKANAAFYPNFDHPYFTALLAEFDIPVGQKLINMSYGQKKKVIIAFGLATNAKLIIMDEPTNGLDIPSKAQFRKIMASALTEDKCIIISTHQVRDLDNLIDTVIMLDENSVALKASVEEITDKLVFKRVKEIDDKVIYAEPSLAGFNAVMPNFHQEDSKLDLELLFNAVLAEKNKLKPIFN; from the coding sequence ATGATTAAAATTAACAACCTAAATTTTGGTTACAGCAAACATCAACTGTTATTCAAAAACTTGAGCATGCAATTAAGCAATGGTCATATATATGGATTGCTTGGCAAGAACGGTGCTGGTAAATCAACCTTATTAAAAAACCTAGCAGGATTAGTTTACGCTGAAAGCGGAAGCATGGACGTGTTGGGTTTTAATCCTGCAAAGCGTCAACCTGCTTTATTAGAGCAAATCTGTTTTATACCAGAGGAGTTTTATTTGCCATCGGTTAAAATAGATGCTTATGTAAAAGCAAATGCAGCTTTTTATCCAAACTTCGACCATCCTTATTTTACTGCTTTGTTAGCCGAGTTTGACATTCCAGTAGGACAGAAATTAATTAATATGTCTTATGGTCAGAAGAAAAAGGTAATCATCGCCTTTGGCTTAGCCACAAATGCCAAATTAATTATAATGGATGAACCTACAAACGGTTTAGACATTCCTTCTAAGGCTCAGTTTCGTAAAATTATGGCATCCGCTTTAACAGAAGATAAATGCATCATTATCTCTACACACCAAGTAAGAGATTTAGATAATTTAATTGATACGGTAATCATGTTAGATGAAAATAGTGTTGCATTAAAAGCATCGGTAGAAGAGATTACCGACAAATTGGTGTTTAAGCGTGTAAAAGAAATAGATGATAAAGTAATTTATGCTGAGCCTTCTTTGGCAGGTTTCAATGCTGTAATGCCAAACTTTCATCAAGAAGACAGTAAGCTCGACCTAGAGTTGCTATTCAATGCGGTGTTGGCAGAGAAAAATAAATTAAAACCAATTTTTAACTAA
- a CDS encoding GntR family transcriptional regulator, translated as MEFRDNKAIYLQIAAYVCEHILLGKWKVDEKVSSVREMAVELEVNPNTVMRTYELLQNKNIISNKRGIGFFVAEDALKNVKDYLKTQFIEEELPVVFRNVYLLNIGFDELETRYNAFVKETFNP; from the coding sequence ATGGAATTTAGAGATAATAAGGCAATATACCTTCAGATAGCCGCTTACGTTTGCGAGCATATTTTGCTTGGCAAATGGAAAGTAGACGAAAAAGTTTCTTCGGTTAGAGAAATGGCAGTAGAGCTAGAGGTAAACCCAAATACAGTAATGCGTACTTACGAATTATTGCAGAATAAAAATATAATTAGCAACAAAAGAGGAATCGGGTTTTTCGTGGCCGAAGATGCCTTGAAAAATGTTAAAGACTACCTAAAAACACAATTTATTGAAGAAGAACTTCCTGTAGTTTTTAGAAATGTTTACCTGTTAAACATCGGGTTTGATGAATTAGAAACTCGCTACAACGCTTTTGTTAAAGAAACTTTTAATCCTTAA